In one window of Neofelis nebulosa isolate mNeoNeb1 chromosome 15, mNeoNeb1.pri, whole genome shotgun sequence DNA:
- the ACKR1 gene encoding atypical chemokine receptor 1, with translation MGNCLQHRVADEDAMKFTLGEDIWDEFNDSYDMNYNYSIVEAAAPCRSCPLLDDSSLPFFVLASVLGILAGGAVLFALLRPLFHWRVCPERPVLVQLAVGSTLFSIVVPILAPGLNGIQSTALCRLAHLFWYGSAFAQALLIGCHACLGPKLDVGHVAGITLWLTVGLWGAALLLGLPVTLASDASRGLCSLSFNKSPRFLPLLHVVASFTAFALLPLGLLGTKALTKAWGRWPGPCVSVLWVWFVFWWPHGLALGLDFLVRSKSLVLSTCLAQQALDLLLHLAEALAILHGVATPLLLALFYHQTTRTPLPSLPLSARRPSHVDPPGGKSQLPSHLST, from the exons ATGGGGAACTGTCTGCAGCACCGG GTGGCGGATGAGGACGCTATGAAGTTCAccttgggagaagatatttgggaTGAGTTTAATGACTCCTATGACATGAACTACAACTACAGCATTGTGGAAGCCGCCGCCCCCTGCCGCTCCTGCCCCCTGCTCGACgactcctctctgcccttcttcgtCCTCGCCAGCGTCCTGGGCATCCTTGCGGGGGGAGCCGTGCTCTTTGCGCTTCTCAGGCCTCTCTTCCACTGGCGGGTCTGCCCTGAGCGGCCGGTCCTCGTACAGCTGGCCGTGGGCAGCACCCTCTTCAGTATCGTGGTGCCCATCCTGGCCCCGGGCCTCAACGGGATCCAGAGCACAGCCCTGTGCCGCCTGGCACACTTGTTCTGGTACGGCTCAGCCTTTGCCCAGGCTCTGCTGATTGGGTGCCACGCCTGCCTGGGCCCCAAACTGGATGTGGGCCACGTCGCGGGCATCACCCTGTGGCTCACTGTGGGGCTCTGGGGAGCGGCTCTTCTCCTGGGGCTGCCCGTCACGCTGGCCAGTGACGCTTCCCGTGGACTCTGCTCCCTGAGCTTCAACAAGAGCCCCAGGTTTCTGCCGCTTTTGCACGTGGTGGCCAGCTTTACTGCCTTCGCCTTGTTGCCACTGGGCTTGTTAGGTACCAAGGCGCTGACGAAAGCGTGGGGCAGGTGGCCAGGTCCCTGCGTTAGCGTCCTGTGGGTCTGGTTTGTTTTCTGGTGGCCTCACGGGCTGGCTCTGGGGTTGGACTTCCTCGTGAGGTCCAAGTCCTTGGTACTGTCCACGTGTCTGGCCCAGCAGGCTCTGGACCTGCTCCTGCACCTGGCAGAGGCCCTGGCGATACTCCACGGTGTGGCCACACCCCTGCTCCTGGCCCTGTTCTACCACCAGACCACCCGCacgcccctgccctccctgcctctctcggCAAGACGGCCTTCTCATGTGGACCCCCCAGGAGGCAAGTCCCAGCTCCCTTCGCACCTGTCAACCTGA